A part of Micromonospora chersina genomic DNA contains:
- a CDS encoding DUF402 domain-containing protein: MIFERGQTIVRRHLYPDGRVGSVLCGRVVSDDERGLALWVDVGSQAMRRVDAAGRPTRQLSLLTELRMTTMHSLSTWQPFRTLMLMPPGAAHSIWWSWRTDGDFDGWYVNLERPITRWAGGVDVYDQELDLLVYPDGRWSWKDEDAFAEYTGHPAFWDEAEAAGVRAEGERLLALARAGAAPFDGRWMDFQPDPAWRPTVMPHWWELPADATCWGPDYFQP, from the coding sequence ATGATCTTCGAGCGGGGGCAGACGATCGTCCGCCGGCACCTGTACCCGGACGGCCGGGTCGGCTCGGTGCTGTGCGGGCGGGTGGTCAGCGATGACGAGCGCGGGCTGGCGCTGTGGGTCGACGTGGGCTCACAGGCCATGCGCCGGGTCGACGCCGCCGGCCGGCCGACCCGGCAACTGTCACTGCTCACCGAGCTGCGGATGACCACGATGCACAGCCTGAGCACGTGGCAGCCCTTCCGGACGTTGATGCTGATGCCGCCCGGTGCGGCCCATTCGATCTGGTGGAGCTGGCGGACCGACGGCGACTTCGACGGCTGGTATGTCAACCTGGAGCGCCCGATCACCCGGTGGGCCGGCGGGGTCGACGTCTACGACCAGGAGCTCGACCTGCTCGTCTACCCGGACGGCAGGTGGTCGTGGAAGGACGAGGACGCGTTCGCCGAGTACACCGGCCACCCGGCGTTCTGGGATGAGGCCGAGGCCGCCGGAGTCCGGGCCGAGGGCGAACGACTGCTTGCCCTGGCCCGTGCGGGGGCCGCACCCTTCGACGGCCGGTGGATGGACTTCCAGCCGGATCCGGCATGGCGGCCGACGGTGATGCCGCACTGGTGGGAGTTGCCGGCGGACGCCACCTGCTGGGGTCCGGACTACTTCCAGCCCTGA
- a CDS encoding LCP family protein: MAVGTTLMTLSGVALGGSAWLLHAATGEVTRQNLLGAAAAPAEQHRTITGAKNILLVGVDTRPNQDPSQLTRADSIILLHVPADHSRAYLVSLPRDSLVTIPAYDNGATPFRGGQNKINSAFAFGSRGLTGSAALSHGFELLALTVRDLTGITPDAGAIIDFQGFKQIVQVLGGVCMYVDETTTSIHVGHDTAGKPAAPYAINPDGTVNHRITGVTPNVYTKGQHCLDPAQALDFVRQRDLLANHDFDYGRQRHQQQFVKAVLAQVVSQGLDSPTKLPGLLSAVGRTMTVDDGGIPLADWAFAMHGVKPDAITTIKTNGGTFNSRTVPGVGSAEILSPTSLQLLRAVRDDTVAAFVAAHPTWVADSGPTSADH; the protein is encoded by the coding sequence GTGGCGGTCGGCACCACGCTGATGACGCTGAGCGGGGTGGCGCTGGGCGGCAGCGCCTGGCTGCTGCACGCGGCCACCGGCGAGGTCACCCGGCAGAACCTGCTCGGCGCCGCCGCGGCGCCCGCCGAGCAGCACCGGACGATCACCGGGGCGAAGAACATCCTGCTCGTCGGGGTCGACACCCGCCCGAACCAGGACCCGAGCCAGCTCACCCGCGCCGACTCGATCATCCTGCTGCACGTCCCGGCCGACCACAGCCGGGCGTACCTGGTCTCGCTGCCCCGGGACTCGCTGGTCACCATCCCGGCGTACGACAACGGGGCGACGCCCTTCCGCGGCGGGCAGAACAAGATCAACTCGGCCTTCGCCTTCGGCAGCCGTGGACTGACCGGCTCCGCGGCGCTCTCGCACGGCTTCGAACTGCTGGCGCTGACCGTCCGCGACCTGACCGGCATCACCCCCGACGCCGGCGCGATCATCGACTTCCAGGGCTTCAAGCAGATCGTCCAGGTGCTCGGCGGCGTCTGCATGTACGTGGACGAGACCACCACCTCGATCCACGTCGGGCACGACACCGCCGGCAAGCCCGCCGCGCCGTACGCCATCAACCCCGACGGCACGGTGAACCACCGCATCACCGGCGTCACCCCGAACGTCTACACCAAGGGCCAGCACTGCCTCGACCCGGCGCAGGCGCTGGACTTCGTCCGGCAGCGGGACCTGCTGGCCAACCACGACTTCGACTACGGCCGGCAGCGCCACCAGCAGCAGTTCGTCAAGGCCGTGCTCGCCCAGGTGGTCAGCCAGGGGCTGGACTCACCGACGAAGCTGCCCGGCCTGCTGTCGGCCGTCGGCCGCACGATGACCGTGGACGACGGCGGCATCCCCCTCGCCGACTGGGCCTTCGCCATGCACGGCGTGAAGCCCGACGCGATCACCACGATCAAGACCAACGGCGGCACCTTCAACAGCCGTACCGTCCCGGGCGTCGGCAGCGCCGAGATCCTCAGCCCCACCAGCCTGCAACTGCTGCGCGCGGTACGCGACGACACGGTCGCGGCGTTCGTGGCGGCCCACCCGACCTGGGTGGCCGACTCCGGACCGACCAGCGCCGACCACTGA
- a CDS encoding PPOX class F420-dependent oxidoreductase produces the protein MAQRMTDEQWRAFVSAGTRTGKLATVRADGSPHVAPIWFVLDGDELIFNTGGSSVKGRNLVRDPRAALSVDEEHPPYAFVTVRGTVTISEDPAESLPWSTQIAARYMGAERAEEYGRRNAVPGELLVRLRAEHVVAFAGIAD, from the coding sequence ATGGCGCAGCGGATGACCGACGAGCAGTGGCGGGCCTTCGTGTCCGCCGGCACCCGCACGGGGAAACTGGCGACCGTGCGGGCCGACGGCTCCCCGCACGTGGCGCCGATCTGGTTCGTGCTCGACGGCGACGAGCTGATCTTCAACACCGGCGGGAGCAGCGTGAAGGGGCGCAACCTGGTCCGCGACCCCCGGGCCGCGCTGAGCGTCGACGAGGAGCACCCGCCGTACGCGTTCGTCACCGTGCGGGGCACGGTGACGATCAGCGAGGACCCGGCCGAGTCCCTGCCCTGGTCCACCCAGATCGCCGCCCGCTACATGGGCGCCGAGCGGGCCGAGGAGTACGGCCGGCGCAACGCCGTGCCCGGCGAGCTGCTGGTGCGCCTGCGCGCCGAGCACGTGGTGGCGTTCGCCGGCATCGCCGACTGA
- a CDS encoding thiolase family protein, producing the protein MRDAVIVEAVRTPVGRAKRGGAYLDVHPVDLHAHALRSLVARVPGLDPVEIDDVVGGAVAQVGEQSTNTTRLAALAAGFPESVPGVTVDRQCGSSQQALSFAAQGLVAGAYDIVVASGVESMSRVPIGSAAVVDGVRADFAGPGVAARYPGGLVPQGVAAELIARKWGLSRTRLDEYAATSHQRAAEAWRQGRFAGQVAPLPGVDLAMDETIRPGTTVARLADLPPAFAADHWTARFGELDWKVTAGNSSPLNDGAAALLLTTRETARRRGWRARARIHTATVVGDDPIMMLTGIIPAAAKVLARAGLAIGDIDAFEVNEAFSSVVLAWLAETGADPAKVNVDGGAIAIGHPLGASGARLATTLLHVLEHTGGRYGLQTMCEAGGTANATIIERLDG; encoded by the coding sequence ATGCGCGACGCGGTCATCGTCGAGGCGGTACGGACCCCGGTGGGGCGGGCGAAGCGGGGCGGGGCGTACCTCGACGTGCACCCGGTGGACCTGCACGCGCACGCCCTGCGCAGCCTGGTCGCCCGGGTGCCCGGGCTGGACCCGGTCGAGATCGACGACGTCGTCGGCGGCGCCGTCGCCCAGGTCGGCGAGCAGAGCACCAACACCACCCGGCTCGCCGCGCTCGCCGCAGGCTTCCCCGAGTCGGTGCCCGGGGTGACCGTGGACCGCCAGTGCGGCAGCAGCCAGCAGGCGCTCAGCTTCGCCGCCCAGGGCCTGGTCGCCGGGGCGTACGACATCGTGGTGGCCTCGGGCGTCGAGTCGATGAGCCGGGTGCCGATCGGCAGCGCCGCAGTGGTCGACGGCGTCCGCGCCGACTTCGCCGGCCCCGGCGTCGCGGCGCGCTACCCGGGCGGCCTCGTCCCGCAGGGCGTCGCCGCCGAGCTGATCGCACGCAAGTGGGGCCTGTCCCGCACGCGGCTCGACGAGTACGCCGCCACGAGCCACCAGCGGGCCGCCGAGGCGTGGCGGCAGGGGCGGTTCGCCGGCCAGGTCGCCCCGCTGCCGGGCGTCGACCTCGCCATGGACGAGACCATCCGGCCCGGGACCACCGTGGCCCGCCTGGCCGACCTGCCGCCGGCCTTCGCGGCCGACCACTGGACCGCCCGCTTCGGCGAGCTGGACTGGAAGGTCACCGCCGGGAACTCCAGCCCGCTCAACGACGGCGCGGCGGCCCTGCTGCTCACCACCCGCGAGACCGCCCGCCGGCGGGGCTGGCGGGCCCGGGCGCGGATCCACACCGCCACGGTGGTCGGCGACGACCCGATCATGATGCTCACCGGCATCATCCCGGCCGCCGCCAAGGTGCTCGCCCGGGCCGGCCTCGCCATCGGGGACATCGACGCGTTCGAGGTCAACGAGGCGTTCTCCTCGGTCGTGCTGGCCTGGCTGGCCGAGACCGGGGCGGACCCGGCGAAGGTGAACGTCGACGGCGGCGCCATCGCCATCGGCCACCCGCTCGGCGCCAGCGGCGCCCGGCTCGCCACCACCCTGCTGCACGTCCTCGAACACACCGGCGGCCGCTACGGCCTCCAGACCATGTGCGAGGCCGGCGGCACCGCCAACGCCACGATCATCGAACGCCTCGACGGCTGA
- a CDS encoding TetR/AcrR family transcriptional regulator encodes MARTAAPGSRERILRTAGELFYRHGVRAVGMNQVIDAAGCGKNLLYTHFPSKDDLVAAYLRACRRERERAGDAATHGLPDDPATRLRALVAEIAATATAPDFRGCAFRLYLAEFPGDAGEPGRVARDYLRDTRAEIDALVARLDVPDPGRLADRIWLIVEGLYGSAGRADAAAAADTATGLVDDLLAAARR; translated from the coding sequence ATGGCCCGCACCGCGGCACCGGGAAGCCGGGAGCGCATCCTGCGCACCGCCGGCGAGCTGTTCTACCGCCACGGGGTCCGCGCCGTCGGGATGAACCAGGTGATCGACGCGGCCGGCTGCGGCAAGAACCTGCTCTACACCCACTTCCCCAGCAAGGACGACCTGGTCGCCGCCTACCTGCGGGCGTGCCGACGGGAGCGCGAGCGGGCCGGCGACGCGGCGACCCACGGGCTGCCCGACGACCCGGCGACCCGGCTCCGGGCGCTGGTCGCGGAGATCGCCGCGACCGCCACCGCCCCCGACTTCCGCGGGTGCGCGTTCCGCCTCTACCTCGCCGAGTTCCCCGGCGACGCCGGCGAGCCGGGCCGGGTCGCCCGCGACTACCTGCGCGACACCCGCGCCGAGATCGACGCGCTGGTGGCCCGGCTGGACGTGCCCGACCCGGGCCGGCTCGCCGACCGGATCTGGCTGATCGTGGAGGGCCTCTACGGCAGCGCCGGCCGCGCCGACGCCGCCGCGGCGGCGGACACCGCCACCGGGCTGGTGGACGACCTGCTGGCCGCCGCGAGACGCTGA